One Gimesia aquarii DNA segment encodes these proteins:
- a CDS encoding FHA domain-containing protein, translated as MLTTSSLHSETAQKSGEFQLQVSLLPLTHTITPVELTTGEYQVGSSPNCPIRIEVPGIAELHCIIIVGEQEASVKAVDPRVWVNDRPVRQISLIPGMKFFVGPIGIMVESVTQVAVESNDDPNQLKDTLATDQQIENPGESQEVVKYLKMLEERQQMLTKIEAEQVELQKEMQQQEAELAKLHQRFQLDPTAQSTTAVEQNQVLESQSQQRTFDEAILELDHKLNQLDLLQQEVSNEQEQILAQQNEVRTQKQKLAQFETSLKQEQNLLTEQQRNLIHGWLDLEEHQAIQQTDRETERAFLEALKSEHETRQTADSLLEQSLVDYERDLSEERSHLESWSEDLEKQQNSLRDQQATLAEREQTLQSNLESKADQEDLKQELQQQREQLQQEHEQLETTRQQLEEQQSQLQDQTDELNRQQREAEALKADFDQKNSTLIGLENELSQRQDKLEKQQTILDEQQENLEIKQSNLKAEHQTLETKREEYVAQIAQLEEQKSAFETEKSEWNLSRTTFEQDQIELDRQKQEIEERQKSLLEREEQLTTKEQELNERETATQAEPSTLNDEQNELDRAHALLEADREKLEEREQALTAREQELETSLEEFKEQQAQSQTDQTSNAAAQEELDRAHALLEADHEKLEEREHALTAREQELETLLEELEEQQVKSQTDQTSNAAAQEELDRALESLEADREKLEEREQAFTACEQELESLREEFKEQQAQSQTDQTSNAAAQEELDRAHALLEADREKLEEREQALTAREEQLAARESETDELNTDHDSVNSDQAGLSGEREALERLKAELEQQETDLKNREETLTIRERELTEATPAGADQQEKIDELTREQEKLSLDHDQLLIDREEINRQREHLESQRLQIQKSQGELEDRERIVQIREQQLDEREQFIAEIGLKPVDCDADVTGGSEVEDTPIFNHEEVDSSDEPSKQILQEPGSLLQSFMNDSTSETAEPDSENLSSEEVQPKTGSLLNLFTKKEEAETTDSEQITEQNSAAEEKPEESADQEDSYVLDDAEDPNSVSAYMERLLARSRGNSSGALDSSNIETQNITSPKEKENQEPESEVDNQVTLSTSSFLESQLTSEQLSMEEKLEALKEAPAHLQDKDAVRDAMNSFRDVANYSARMAIARHSMKNQRTDLIFKGALALVCVVTTLVIFAESIWGQNGLGVTKWAALVISIAATTLFVRAYSSVKKLFPDQGQSESDLPEPNEQKRSEEQLGQKVDSLNESLEDTDEIYGQPEQLLSDEEELQSLEEQLLKTARAKAKHSAPSSEEDNDSRVQDFEMDQEK; from the coding sequence ATGTTAACCACATCATCCCTTCATTCAGAGACGGCACAGAAATCCGGGGAATTTCAACTCCAGGTTTCTCTCCTGCCTTTGACACACACAATCACGCCTGTCGAATTAACGACAGGAGAGTATCAAGTCGGGTCTTCTCCCAATTGTCCAATTCGGATTGAAGTTCCGGGAATCGCAGAATTACATTGTATCATTATTGTTGGTGAACAAGAGGCTTCAGTTAAAGCGGTCGACCCTCGCGTCTGGGTGAATGATCGGCCTGTCAGACAAATTTCGTTAATACCAGGAATGAAATTTTTCGTAGGCCCCATAGGTATCATGGTAGAGTCTGTCACACAAGTTGCAGTTGAATCAAATGATGACCCCAACCAACTCAAAGATACTCTGGCAACAGATCAACAAATTGAGAACCCTGGCGAGTCGCAGGAAGTGGTAAAGTACCTGAAAATGCTTGAGGAACGTCAGCAGATGCTGACAAAAATCGAAGCGGAGCAAGTCGAGCTACAAAAGGAGATGCAACAACAGGAAGCTGAACTCGCTAAATTGCACCAACGTTTTCAACTTGACCCAACAGCACAAAGTACGACCGCAGTTGAACAAAACCAAGTTCTAGAGTCACAAAGCCAACAACGAACCTTCGATGAAGCGATTCTCGAATTGGATCATAAGCTGAATCAGTTAGATTTACTTCAACAGGAAGTTTCAAATGAACAAGAACAAATACTCGCTCAACAGAATGAGGTAAGAACGCAGAAACAAAAGTTGGCTCAATTCGAGACGTCTCTCAAACAAGAACAGAATCTACTGACAGAGCAGCAACGAAATTTGATACATGGCTGGCTCGACCTGGAAGAACATCAGGCAATTCAACAGACAGATCGAGAGACCGAACGTGCATTTCTGGAAGCACTCAAGTCAGAACATGAAACGCGTCAAACCGCCGACTCTTTGTTAGAACAATCATTAGTAGACTATGAACGTGATTTGAGCGAAGAACGCAGTCACCTGGAATCCTGGTCAGAAGATTTGGAAAAACAACAGAATTCACTGCGGGATCAGCAGGCTACTCTAGCAGAACGAGAGCAAACACTTCAATCAAACTTAGAATCTAAAGCAGACCAGGAAGACTTAAAACAAGAGTTGCAACAACAAAGAGAACAGCTGCAACAAGAACATGAGCAGCTAGAAACCACACGTCAGCAGTTGGAAGAACAACAGTCGCAATTACAAGATCAAACTGATGAACTAAATCGACAGCAACGAGAAGCCGAAGCCCTAAAAGCAGATTTCGATCAAAAAAACTCCACTTTGATCGGCCTGGAAAATGAACTCTCTCAACGGCAAGATAAGCTGGAAAAACAGCAGACCATTCTCGATGAACAGCAAGAAAATCTTGAAATAAAACAATCTAATCTGAAAGCAGAGCACCAGACACTCGAAACAAAACGTGAAGAGTATGTGGCCCAAATTGCTCAACTCGAAGAACAAAAAAGTGCTTTCGAAACAGAGAAGTCAGAGTGGAACCTTTCACGCACCACTTTCGAACAAGATCAAATTGAATTAGATCGGCAGAAACAGGAGATCGAAGAACGGCAGAAATCGCTTTTAGAACGCGAAGAGCAACTGACAACCAAAGAACAGGAGTTGAACGAACGAGAAACTGCCACTCAAGCCGAACCGTCTACTTTAAATGACGAACAAAACGAGCTTGACCGCGCTCATGCATTATTAGAGGCTGATCGTGAAAAACTCGAAGAACGCGAACAAGCACTTACTGCACGTGAACAAGAACTGGAAACATCGCTCGAAGAATTCAAAGAACAACAGGCACAGTCTCAGACAGATCAGACATCCAATGCGGCTGCACAGGAAGAACTTGACCGTGCTCATGCATTGTTAGAGGCTGATCACGAAAAACTTGAAGAACGCGAGCATGCTCTTACTGCACGCGAACAAGAACTGGAAACACTACTCGAAGAATTGGAAGAACAACAGGTAAAGTCTCAAACGGATCAGACATCCAATGCAGCTGCACAAGAAGAACTTGACCGTGCTCTTGAATCGTTAGAAGCAGATCGCGAAAAACTTGAAGAACGCGAGCAAGCATTTACTGCATGCGAACAAGAATTGGAATCGTTACGCGAAGAATTCAAAGAACAACAGGCACAGTCTCAAACAGATCAGACATCCAATGCGGCTGCACAGGAAGAACTTGACCGTGCTCATGCATTGTTAGAGGCTGATCGCGAAAAACTTGAAGAACGCGAGCAAGCACTTACTGCACGCGAAGAACAATTGGCAGCCAGAGAGAGCGAGACAGATGAGTTAAACACTGATCACGATTCGGTAAACAGTGATCAAGCAGGTTTATCTGGAGAACGGGAAGCACTGGAGCGGCTCAAAGCGGAGTTGGAGCAACAGGAAACAGACCTGAAAAACCGCGAAGAAACTCTAACGATCCGCGAGCGAGAATTAACTGAGGCAACACCAGCGGGTGCAGATCAGCAAGAGAAGATTGATGAATTGACTAGAGAACAAGAGAAGTTGTCTCTGGATCATGATCAACTGCTGATTGATCGGGAAGAGATCAATCGACAAAGAGAGCATCTGGAATCACAGCGATTACAAATCCAAAAAAGTCAGGGAGAATTGGAAGATCGTGAGCGAATTGTTCAGATCCGCGAACAACAATTGGATGAGCGGGAACAATTTATTGCTGAAATCGGGTTAAAACCGGTTGATTGTGATGCGGATGTCACTGGTGGCTCAGAAGTTGAAGATACTCCCATATTCAATCATGAAGAAGTAGACTCTTCTGATGAACCTTCAAAACAGATTCTACAAGAGCCAGGTTCTCTGCTACAGTCGTTCATGAATGATTCAACAAGTGAAACAGCAGAGCCAGATTCTGAAAATCTATCGTCAGAAGAAGTACAGCCAAAGACAGGGAGCTTACTCAATTTATTCACAAAAAAGGAAGAAGCTGAAACAACAGATTCAGAACAGATCACAGAGCAGAACTCTGCTGCCGAAGAAAAACCAGAAGAGTCAGCAGATCAGGAAGATTCTTATGTCCTCGATGATGCAGAAGATCCCAATTCTGTTTCTGCCTATATGGAAAGATTGCTTGCCCGCTCACGCGGGAATAGTTCTGGCGCTTTAGACTCTTCAAACATAGAAACTCAAAATATCACTTCCCCAAAAGAAAAAGAGAATCAGGAACCAGAGTCTGAGGTAGATAATCAAGTAACTCTTTCTACGAGTAGTTTTCTGGAATCGCAACTGACATCAGAGCAACTCTCAATGGAAGAAAAACTGGAAGCATTGAAGGAGGCTCCCGCACATTTACAAGATAAGGATGCAGTGCGAGACGCTATGAACTCATTCCGTGATGTTGCCAACTATTCGGCAAGGATGGCAATTGCGCGACACTCCATGAAAAACCAACGAACTGATCTGATCTTTAAAGGCGCTTTAGCTTTAGTCTGTGTCGTGACGACACTTGTTATTTTCGCCGAATCTATCTGGGGGCAAAATGGTCTAGGCGTGACAAAATGGGCGGCATTAGTAATTAGCATCGCAGCAACGACATTGTTTGTTCGTGCTTATAGTTCAGTTAAAAAGTTATTTCCCGATCAGGGACAATCAGAATCAGATTTACCTGAGCCTAATGAACAAAAACGTTCTGAAGAGCAATTAGGCCAAAAAGTAGATTCACTCAATGAATCTTTGGAAGACACAGACGAAATCTATGGACAACCAGAACAGTTGCTTTCAGATGAAGAAGAACTACAATCTCTTGAAGAACAACTACTGAAAACGGCCCGCGCAAAGGCAAAACATTCTGCACCGTCGTCTGAAGAAGACAATGATAGCCGAGTTCAAGATTTTGAAATGGATCAAGAGAAATAA
- a CDS encoding DUF1499 domain-containing protein, translated as MILFWCVSFLLTVYCVIVLTNYLLPPPSDLGVKNQRLSPCPDSPNCVCSQCESPIHFIEPIKFSGSGEKALKRLAEILSQQQGCRIINHEGDYLYAEFCSFFFRFVDDVEFWVDSSENVIQVRSASRVGYSDMGTNRKRIDKLRQLFANRDQ; from the coding sequence ATGATTCTTTTCTGGTGCGTCTCTTTTTTATTAACTGTTTATTGCGTGATTGTGCTTACGAATTACCTGCTGCCTCCCCCGTCAGACCTGGGAGTGAAAAATCAGCGATTGAGCCCCTGTCCTGATTCACCGAACTGTGTATGCTCACAATGTGAGTCTCCAATACATTTTATTGAACCTATTAAATTTTCAGGTTCAGGTGAGAAGGCCTTAAAGCGATTAGCAGAGATTCTCAGTCAGCAACAAGGATGTCGGATTATCAACCACGAAGGAGACTATCTCTATGCCGAGTTTTGCTCGTTCTTTTTTCGTTTTGTGGATGATGTTGAATTCTGGGTTGATTCCAGTGAGAATGTGATTCAAGTTCGATCGGCTTCTCGTGTCGGTTATTCTGACATGGGAACCAATCGCAAACGAATCGATAAGCTGCGTCAGTTATTCGCTAACAGAGACCAGTAA
- the epmA gene encoding EF-P lysine aminoacylase EpmA — protein sequence MQEKLEYLPTASIETLKFRSKLLHAVRMFFEASGYWEVETPILSRDSVVDAFIDPFTTLWHSAEGLEKPEANTEQATRFLQTSPEFAMKRLLAAGADQIYQITHAFRQAEQGPLHNPEFTMLEWYRLGESHHEQMTFVESLVRHVYQVAESFFDQNTRDSLPAEQFERFSFEDVFRKYAGLSALNSSVEEFQQAALQHQISVPSGFDETDRLSWQNLLLVELIEPALCQLGAVFVYDYPQQQAALARIRDDRKKSGHHVAERFELYLQGIEICNGYHELTDAHELQTRIAQQAELRLKEKRPALPAESYLLQAMEAGLPACAGTALGIDRLIMLALGKQTLQEVMAFSFERA from the coding sequence ATGCAAGAGAAACTTGAATACCTTCCCACAGCATCAATCGAAACGCTGAAATTCCGCAGCAAACTCTTACACGCAGTCCGCATGTTCTTTGAAGCTTCTGGTTACTGGGAAGTGGAAACCCCCATTCTTTCCCGTGATTCGGTAGTCGACGCTTTTATCGACCCCTTCACCACCTTATGGCATTCTGCCGAGGGACTCGAAAAACCTGAAGCAAATACAGAACAGGCAACACGTTTTTTGCAGACCTCACCTGAATTCGCCATGAAACGGCTACTGGCGGCAGGCGCGGACCAGATTTATCAGATCACTCACGCTTTTCGACAGGCGGAGCAAGGCCCGCTACACAATCCCGAGTTTACGATGTTGGAATGGTATCGACTGGGGGAATCTCATCATGAGCAAATGACGTTTGTGGAGTCGCTGGTGCGACATGTCTACCAGGTAGCGGAGTCATTTTTTGATCAGAATACGAGAGATTCACTGCCTGCTGAGCAATTTGAACGTTTTAGCTTTGAGGATGTATTTCGAAAATATGCTGGTCTCTCCGCATTAAATTCGAGTGTAGAGGAATTTCAACAGGCAGCCTTACAACATCAAATTTCGGTCCCGTCCGGATTTGATGAGACAGATCGTTTGAGTTGGCAGAACTTATTGCTGGTGGAATTGATAGAACCTGCCCTCTGCCAGTTAGGAGCTGTGTTCGTCTACGACTACCCACAACAGCAAGCGGCCCTGGCTCGTATTCGTGATGATAGAAAGAAGAGTGGTCACCATGTCGCAGAACGATTTGAACTTTACTTACAGGGTATCGAGATCTGCAACGGATATCATGAATTGACTGACGCGCATGAGCTACAAACGCGCATCGCACAACAAGCGGAACTGAGGTTAAAAGAAAAGCGACCTGCATTACCAGCGGAAAGCTATCTTCTGCAGGCAATGGAAGCCGGTTTACCCGCTTGTGCGGGCACCGCGCTGGGCATTGATCGATTAATCATGCTCGCACTGGGAAAACAGACACTACAGGAAGTCATGGCGTTCAGTTTTGAACGCGCTTGA
- a CDS encoding DUF1559 domain-containing protein, translating into MRKYVPSSKQSTRRGFTLIELLVVMAIIAILAALLLPAIQRARESARRTQCINNLKQISLAAHNYESSFRSFPSGWIEAMPVDPTSGQQLDGPANANVAFSEDILIPYDGVDSTNNRVSQYRLVEWELSPWWGWQALLLGEMNQANVNIDYDLPKFSPDSKAASLVAIESYICPSASYPSDRPRGLGLSSYRGVGGALTGYSNLSPYSGVFQGGIFRANSGTKFRDVPDGESNTLLFGESSFGFWADSHSAVAGCVRAADGSSSFHDGNNFDGTPYHDTTVSQQGGAPYHLTFGSWHGDVIHFAVADGSAKAMAKNIDFNLFRQLCIRNDGERMTGEW; encoded by the coding sequence ATGCGCAAATATGTACCAAGTTCAAAGCAATCTACTCGCCGTGGATTTACTCTCATTGAACTCTTGGTCGTGATGGCAATTATTGCCATTCTCGCTGCTCTACTTTTGCCAGCGATTCAAAGGGCTCGCGAAAGTGCACGACGCACTCAGTGTATTAACAACCTGAAGCAAATCAGTCTGGCAGCACATAATTACGAGAGTTCGTTTCGTAGTTTTCCCTCTGGTTGGATTGAAGCGATGCCCGTGGATCCGACCTCTGGTCAACAACTGGATGGCCCTGCGAATGCCAATGTTGCTTTCAGTGAAGACATTCTCATTCCATATGATGGAGTCGATAGTACTAACAACCGGGTTTCTCAATATCGCTTAGTCGAGTGGGAACTTTCTCCCTGGTGGGGTTGGCAGGCGCTGCTATTGGGTGAAATGAATCAGGCCAACGTGAATATCGACTATGATCTCCCCAAATTTTCCCCTGACAGTAAAGCTGCCAGCCTGGTGGCGATCGAAAGTTACATCTGCCCTAGCGCATCTTATCCTTCAGACCGCCCACGTGGTTTAGGACTCTCCAGCTATCGTGGAGTAGGGGGAGCCTTAACAGGCTATTCAAATTTAAGCCCTTATAGCGGTGTTTTCCAAGGCGGTATTTTTCGGGCCAACAGTGGAACTAAATTTCGTGATGTCCCAGATGGAGAATCAAATACACTCTTATTTGGTGAGTCTTCCTTTGGTTTCTGGGCAGATAGCCATAGTGCTGTTGCAGGTTGTGTGAGAGCTGCTGACGGTAGTTCGTCATTTCATGATGGCAATAATTTCGATGGTACACCGTATCATGATACGACCGTTTCACAACAAGGGGGAGCTCCTTATCATCTTACGTTCGGTTCCTGGCATGGTGACGTCATTCACTTTGCAGTCGCCGATGGTTCTGCAAAGGCAATGGCAAAAAATATCGACTTTAATCTCTTCCGCCAGTTATGTATCCGAAATGACGGAGAACGCATGACCGGCGAATGGTAA
- a CDS encoding 3'-5' exonuclease, whose product MSQVEEEFCRYPHFLIIDLEATCCNQKTVPRHEMEIIEIGAVIIAQESLNIVDEFQTFIQPVRHPQLTPFCTELTSIRQSDLTDSPCFSEALSLLQQWLMPFDQYLFCSWGDYDKSQFEQDCRFHQIAYPFRSGHLNLKKQFSKSQGLTKKHGMAGALELASITLEGTHHRGIDDARNMAKLMPYIVGTEKVASVK is encoded by the coding sequence ATGAGTCAGGTCGAGGAAGAGTTTTGCAGGTACCCACATTTTTTGATTATCGATTTGGAAGCGACATGCTGTAATCAGAAAACAGTTCCCCGTCATGAGATGGAAATTATTGAAATTGGGGCGGTGATCATCGCTCAAGAATCACTTAACATCGTTGATGAATTTCAAACGTTTATTCAACCTGTCAGGCATCCTCAATTAACGCCGTTTTGTACGGAGCTAACGTCGATCAGGCAATCTGATCTCACTGACTCCCCCTGTTTTTCTGAAGCACTTTCCCTGTTGCAACAATGGCTGATGCCCTTTGATCAGTATCTCTTCTGTTCCTGGGGCGATTATGATAAAAGCCAGTTTGAGCAAGATTGCCGCTTCCATCAAATCGCTTATCCCTTTCGCTCGGGCCATCTGAATCTCAAAAAACAGTTCTCAAAGTCTCAAGGTTTGACAAAAAAACATGGCATGGCAGGAGCTTTAGAGCTGGCGAGTATCACATTAGAGGGAACGCATCATCGTGGAATTGATGATGCCAGAAACATGGCAAAGCTCATGCCTTATATTGTCGGGACAGAAAAAGTCGCTTCTGTAAAATAA
- a CDS encoding C1 family peptidase yields the protein MARKKTKPVTLSERTLDARPDTLDFRDQMFVPTLTEVPTYRPLEDYQQRNVPVLDQGVEGACTGFGLATVVNYLLLSRRVVPDAIPVSSRMLYEMAKRYDEWPGEGYSGSSARGAMKGWHKHGVCTEELWPYKAGRADENLTPERADDSKHRPLGAYFRVNHRDLVAMHCAIQEAEVLYATAIVHEGWNRIGADGTIPHKTKTLGGHAFAIVAYDSEGFWIQNSWSANWGRGGFAKITYADWLENGTDVWVARLGVPIELQTAGAIARANAEVGTSSVGYTFHDIRPHIISIGNDGRLRDTGTYGTSEAAVKDIFEQDIPRVTSGWKKKRILLYAHGGLTDEKSAIQRVADYRQVLLDAEIYPLAFIWKTDYWTTLVNILKDALKQRRTEGLLDITKDFMLNRLDDALEPLARLLTGKAQWDEMKENALAASTSAQGGVRKMSRHLQKLIKDDSSIELHIAGHSAGSIFMAPLVQLLCTKGKIKSGPMKNKTGLGQPVSTCTLWAPACTVDLFKDTYQPAVEAGSLAQFALFTLTDKAEQDDHCANIYHKSLLYLVSNAFEDEARVPLLRDGVPILGMQKFIDRDPDLQKFFKRKSADWVRAPNTDDADPKSFSTSRSHGGFDDDEATLAATFARILQTKFQQMAKTEMPMQASQSALRATRMGIESTKWEV from the coding sequence ATGGCCCGAAAAAAAACAAAGCCCGTCACTCTCTCAGAGCGAACACTGGATGCCCGGCCTGACACACTTGACTTTCGCGACCAGATGTTCGTCCCCACACTGACGGAAGTTCCCACTTATCGCCCGTTGGAGGACTATCAGCAACGGAATGTCCCCGTGCTTGATCAAGGTGTCGAAGGTGCTTGCACCGGTTTTGGCCTGGCCACGGTCGTCAACTACCTGCTTCTGTCACGCAGGGTCGTTCCCGATGCCATTCCCGTCAGCTCCCGCATGTTGTATGAAATGGCGAAACGCTATGATGAATGGCCCGGCGAAGGATATTCCGGTTCCAGCGCACGCGGAGCTATGAAAGGCTGGCACAAACATGGTGTCTGTACGGAAGAACTCTGGCCTTACAAAGCAGGACGCGCGGATGAAAACCTGACGCCCGAGCGCGCGGATGATTCCAAACACCGTCCGCTTGGCGCGTATTTTCGCGTGAATCATCGTGACCTTGTCGCCATGCACTGTGCGATTCAGGAAGCCGAAGTTCTGTATGCCACTGCCATCGTACATGAAGGCTGGAACAGGATCGGCGCTGATGGAACCATCCCCCATAAAACCAAAACACTGGGAGGACATGCGTTTGCCATCGTCGCCTACGATAGCGAGGGATTCTGGATTCAGAACTCCTGGTCAGCAAACTGGGGTCGGGGCGGCTTCGCCAAAATCACCTATGCCGACTGGCTGGAGAATGGCACCGACGTCTGGGTTGCGCGGCTTGGTGTGCCCATTGAACTGCAGACCGCCGGCGCCATTGCCCGCGCCAATGCGGAAGTCGGCACTTCGAGCGTGGGTTATACATTCCACGACATCAGGCCGCATATTATCAGCATCGGCAACGACGGCCGACTCCGCGATACTGGTACGTATGGAACTTCTGAAGCCGCCGTAAAGGATATCTTCGAGCAGGATATCCCCCGCGTAACCTCCGGCTGGAAAAAGAAACGCATCCTGCTTTACGCACACGGCGGTTTGACCGATGAAAAATCGGCGATTCAGCGCGTCGCCGACTATCGGCAGGTACTACTTGATGCGGAAATTTATCCGCTGGCCTTCATCTGGAAAACCGATTACTGGACCACGCTGGTCAACATTCTGAAAGATGCCTTGAAACAGCGTCGCACGGAAGGTCTGCTGGATATAACGAAAGATTTCATGCTGAACCGTCTGGATGACGCGCTGGAACCTTTGGCGCGGCTCCTCACCGGCAAAGCACAGTGGGATGAAATGAAAGAAAATGCGCTGGCAGCTTCCACCAGCGCGCAAGGGGGTGTGCGAAAAATGTCGCGTCATCTACAAAAACTGATCAAAGACGACAGTTCCATTGAACTGCACATCGCCGGCCATAGTGCCGGCTCCATCTTCATGGCACCGCTGGTGCAGCTGCTCTGCACCAAAGGGAAAATTAAAAGTGGCCCCATGAAGAATAAAACCGGCCTGGGGCAACCCGTCTCAACCTGCACGTTATGGGCGCCGGCCTGCACCGTCGATCTCTTTAAAGACACCTATCAACCTGCGGTCGAAGCCGGAAGTCTGGCACAATTCGCGCTATTTACACTAACGGATAAAGCCGAGCAGGACGATCACTGCGCGAACATCTATCATAAATCGCTCTTGTATCTCGTTTCGAACGCGTTTGAAGACGAAGCCCGCGTCCCCCTGCTCCGCGACGGTGTCCCAATTCTCGGCATGCAGAAATTTATTGATCGCGATCCAGACCTGCAAAAATTCTTCAAGCGAAAATCCGCAGATTGGGTCCGCGCGCCCAATACGGATGACGCCGACCCGAAATCGTTTTCCACGTCCCGCAGTCACGGCGGCTTTGATGACGACGAAGCAACCTTGGCCGCGACCTTCGCCCGTATCCTGCAGACCAAATTCCAGCAGATGGCGAAAACCGAAATGCCAATGCAGGCCTCACAAAGCGCCCTCCGCGCCACACGCATGGGCATAGAGTCTACCAAGTGGGAAGTCTGA